A region from the Cannabis sativa cultivar Pink pepper isolate KNU-18-1 chromosome 9, ASM2916894v1, whole genome shotgun sequence genome encodes:
- the LOC115722595 gene encoding probable glucan endo-1,3-beta-glucosidase A6 isoform X2, producing the protein MNFFAFIILIISPLGFSSAKLLGINYGQLGNNLPSPYQSIELIKSMNADGVKLYDANPEILKLLMGTNLKVSIMVPNNEISILASNQSKANEWVQNNVLPYYPQTMIRFLLIGNEILSYSTEQDKVMWFDLVPAMNNIRSSLKALNIRNIRIGTPLAMDILQSTFPPSNSVFRSDISESVILPMLQFLNKTKSFFFIDVYPYFPWSSNPTNINLNYALLNPNPNPNFHYSDPGTGLIYTNLLDQMLDSLHFAMAKLGFSKIPLLISETGWPTAGDFEQVGANVYNAATYNRNLIHRLTAKPPIGTPARPGVKIPTFLFALFDENLKTGPGIERHWGLLRPDGTPIYEIDLAGKMPAAKV; encoded by the exons ATGAATTTTTTTGCTTTCATTATTCTTATCATCTCTCCACTTGGGTTTTCAA GTGCAAAGCTTTTAGGCATAAACTATGGTCAACTTGGGAACAATCTTCCATCACCATACCAATCCATTGAGCTCATCAAATCTATGAATGCAGATGGAGTAAAGCTCTATGATGCCAACCCAGAAATCCTAAAACTTCTTATGGGCACAAACCTAAAAGTCTCAATTATGGTTCCAAACAATGAAATCTCAATTTTAGCTTCAAATCAAAGTAAAGCTAATGAATGGGTTCAAAACAATGTTCTTCCTTACTATCCACAAACTATGATCAGATTCTTACTAATTGGAAATGAAATTCTAAGTTACTCTACTGAACAAGATAAAGTAATGTGGTTTGATTTAGTACCTGCCATGAACAACATTAGAAGCTCTCTTAAAGCTTTGAATATCAGAAATATCAGAATTGGAACCCCTTTAGCTATGGATATTCTTCAATCAACTTTTCCACCTTCGAATTCGGTTTTTCGATCAGATATTTCAGAATCTGTAATCTTACCCATGCTTCAATTTCTCAACAAAACCaaatctttcttcttcattgatGTTTACCCTTActttccttggtcttcaaatCCAACAAATATTAACCTAAATTACGCTTTactaaaccctaaccctaatcCTAATTTCCATTACTCAGATCCAGGAACAGGGTTGATCTACACCAATCTCCTCGATCAAATGCTCGATTCGTTGCATTTCGCAATGGCCAAgctagggttttcaaaaatccCCCTTTTGATTTCCGAAACAGGGTGGCCTACCGCCGGCGATTTTGAACAGGTGGGAGCGAATGTATACAATGCCGCAACTTATAATCGGAATCTGATTCACAGATTGACCGCGAAACCACCGATCGGAACACCGGCTCGTCCAGGGGTAAAGATTCCGACTTTCTTGTTTGCTCTCTTCGATGAGAACTTGAAGACTGGACCGGGAATTGAACGTCACTGGGGCTTGCTCCGTCCTGATGGAACACCAATCTACGAGATCGATCTGGCCGGGAAAATGCCGGCGGCGAAGGTGTAG
- the LOC115722595 gene encoding probable glucan endo-1,3-beta-glucosidase A6 isoform X1, with translation MGFFAFILLIISLLGFSSAKLLGINYGQLGNNLPSPYQSIELIKSMNADGVKLYDANPEILKLLMGTNLKVSIMVPNNEISILASNQSKANEWVQNNVLPYYPQTMIRFLLIGNEILSYSTEQDKVMWFDLVPAMNNIRSSLKALNIRNIRIGTPLAMDILQSTFPPSNSVFRSDISESVILPMLQFLNKTKSFFFIDVYPYFPWSSNPTNINLNYALLNPNPNPNFHYSDPGTGLIYTNLLDQMLDSLHFAMAKLGFSKIPLLISETGWPTAGDFEQVGANVYNAATYNRNLIHRLTAKPPIGTPARPGVKIPTFLFALFDENLKTGPGIERHWGLLRPDGTPIYEIDLAGKMPAAKV, from the exons ATGGGCTTTTTCGCTTTCATTCTTCTTATCATTTCTCTACTTGGTTTTTCAA GTGCAAAGCTTTTAGGCATAAACTATGGTCAACTTGGGAACAATCTTCCATCACCATACCAATCCATTGAGCTCATCAAATCTATGAATGCAGATGGAGTAAAGCTCTATGATGCCAACCCAGAAATCCTAAAACTTCTTATGGGCACAAACCTAAAAGTCTCAATTATGGTTCCAAACAATGAAATCTCAATTTTAGCTTCAAATCAAAGTAAAGCTAATGAATGGGTTCAAAACAATGTTCTTCCTTACTATCCACAAACTATGATCAGATTCTTACTAATTGGAAATGAAATTCTAAGTTACTCTACTGAACAAGATAAAGTAATGTGGTTTGATTTAGTACCTGCCATGAACAACATTAGAAGCTCTCTTAAAGCTTTGAATATCAGAAATATCAGAATTGGAACCCCTTTAGCTATGGATATTCTTCAATCAACTTTTCCACCTTCGAATTCGGTTTTTCGATCAGATATTTCAGAATCTGTAATCTTACCCATGCTTCAATTTCTCAACAAAACCaaatctttcttcttcattgatGTTTACCCTTActttccttggtcttcaaatCCAACAAATATTAACCTAAATTACGCTTTactaaaccctaaccctaatcCTAATTTCCATTACTCAGATCCAGGAACAGGGTTGATCTACACCAATCTCCTCGATCAAATGCTCGATTCGTTGCATTTCGCAATGGCCAAgctagggttttcaaaaatccCCCTTTTGATTTCCGAAACAGGGTGGCCTACCGCCGGCGATTTTGAACAGGTGGGAGCGAATGTATACAATGCCGCAACTTATAATCGGAATCTGATTCACAGATTGACCGCGAAACCACCGATCGGAACACCGGCTCGTCCAGGGGTAAAGATTCCGACTTTCTTGTTTGCTCTCTTCGATGAGAACTTGAAGACTGGACCGGGAATTGAACGTCACTGGGGCTTGCTCCGTCCTGATGGAACACCAATCTACGAGATCGATCTGGCCGGGAAAATGCCGGCGGCGAAGGTGTAG
- the LOC115722398 gene encoding heat stress transcription factor A-5: MEPAQAAASGGSGPAPFLLKTYDMVDDSATDEIVSWSASKNSFVVWNPPEFSRLLLPTYFKHNNFSSFIRQLNTYGFRKIDPEKWEFHNDDFVKDQKHLLKNIHRRKPIHSHSNPQGSLPDSERAALDEEIEKLSREKSQLEENISHCKQQLMEKHQLENVSQRVNGIEKRQESLQSFLEKAVKDPAFVDFLVQKIESMDFGAYNKKRRLPEVDYSQPAVENGFVENQSSSRTEFGTIFHQDFSSKLRLELSPAVSDIHLVSNSTQSSNEDGEISIRKISEPELRGARVRAEGLFLAPEPLELSDTGTSFGFKMDSSLSRKQATNGTPGLRSLHPHLISSEEGDGQISCLLNLSLASSPFEGNHNNPYSAGVSQLGQSIKKPLELRFGAIPKESDIRVSTMKKTVLDEGINRSSSQEAANTNQGSVAAPGKANDGFWEQFLTERPGCSDNEEASSNYRDPNDGRLGNGLSRNSKNVEQLTL, from the exons ATGGAACCAGCTCAGGCCGCCGCTTCCGGCGGAAGTGGTCCGGCTCCGTTCTTGTTGAAAACTTACGATATGGTTGATGATTCTGCTACCGATGAGATCGTTTCGTGGAGTGCAAGTAAGAACAGCTTCGTTGTTTGGAATCCCCCGGAATTTAGTCGTCTTCTTCTTCCGACTTATTTCAAGCATAATAATTTCTCCAGCTTCATTCGTCAGCTCAATACCTAC GGATTTCGAAAGATTGATCCCGAGAAATGGGAATTTCATAATGACGATTTTGTGAAAGATCAAAAGCATCTTCTTAAGAATATCCACCGAAGAAAACCTATTCATAGCCACAGTAATCCTCAAGGTTCTTTACCCGATTCAGAAAGAGCGGCTCTTGATGAAGAAATAGAGAAGCTTTCGCGTGAAAAATCTCAGCTCGAGGAAAATATTTCTCATTGCAAACAGCAGCTAATGGAAAAGCATCAATTGGAAAATGTGTCACAGCGGGTGAATGGCATTGAGAAAAGGCAAGAAAGTTTGCAATCTTTTCTAGAGAAAGCTGTTAAAGATCCAGCTTTCGTAGATTTTCTTGTTCAGAAGATTGAATCCATGGATTTCGGAGCATATAATAAGAAAAGGCGACTGCCTGAAGTTGATTACTCACAACCAGCTGTTGAAAATGGTTTTGTGGAAAACCAGAGTAGTTCAAGAACCGAATTCGGGACTATTTTTCACCAAGACTTCTCAAGTAAACTGAGATTGGAATTGTCACCAGCTGTTTCAGACATTCACTTGGTTTCAAATAGCACTCAGAGTTCCAACGAAGATGGAGAAATTTCGATTAGGAAAATATCTGAACCCGAACTTAGAGGTGCACGAGTAAGAGCAGAAGGCCTCTTCCTTGCACCCGAACCATTAGAGCTTTCAGATACAGGGACATCATTTGGTTTTAAAATGGATTCATCTTTGTCACGAAAACAGGCAACTAATGGAACCCCCGGCTTGCGCTCATTGCATCCACATTTGATTTCTAGCGAAGAAGGCGACGGCCAAATCTCTTGTCTGTTAAATCTGAGTCTAGCATCTTCTCCATTCGAAGGAAACCACAACAATCCTTATTCAGCTGGTGTCTCCCAACTAGGTCAGAGTATCAAGAAACCACTCGAATTAAGGTTCGGTGCCATTCCAAAAGAATCTGATATTAGAGTCTCCACGATGAAGAAAACCGTGCTTGATGAAGGTATAAATCGATCCTCTTCCCAAGAGGCTGCAAATACTAATCAAGGGTCAGTAGCTGCTCCTGGTAAAGCAAACGACGGGTTTTGGGAACAGTTTCTAACCGAAAGACCAGGCTGTTCAGACAATGAAGAAGCAAGCTCTAATTATCGCGATCCAAATGATGGAAGATTAGGTAATGGATTATCAAGAAATTCTAAGAATGTAGAACAGCTTACACTTTGA
- the LOC115722399 gene encoding probable xyloglucan galactosyltransferase GT14: MEIPLPKKWSQEIWLAIFTSLALFFIMSSFDYSTFLMAADKRVLQTPSINDPCTGLDVSLHLWDSNISSRDSSAHDLLDFLSNKPEWKRMWGRDHFMVAGRISWDFRRQTDNISDWGSKLRFLPQSMNMSMLSVESSSWNNDYAIPYPTYFHPWKDSLIFDWQTRMRNRKRPYLFTFVGSPRPEMTKSIRGRVIDQCQRSTNSLCQFIDCSSIQNSCSKPVSVMKSFQSSIYCLQPPGDSYTRRSIFDSILAGCIPVFFHPGTAYSQYKWHFPKNHTKYSVYIPVKDVINDLKEGTIEKVLVGISKEEELSMRNEVIKLIPNIVYGDPMVRLETVEDAFDLSIKGIIERVEEIRKVIKDGKDPSVGFAEEDSYKFTFSDYNHT, encoded by the exons ATGGAAATCCCACTTCCCAAAAAATGGTCTCAAGAAATATGGTTAGCCATTTTCACTTCTCTTGCTCTGTTTTTCATTATGTCAAGCTTCGATTACTCGACATTTTTAATGGCTGCCGACAAAAGGGTTCTTCAAACTCCTTCAATCAATGATCCCTGTACCG GTCTTGATGTTAGTTTACATTTATGGGATTCAAACATTTCAAGTAGAGATTCTTCAGCTCATGATCTTCTTGATTTTCTTTCCAACAAACCAGAGTGGAAGAGAATGTGGGGTAGAGATCATTTCATGGTTGCAGGAAGAATTTCATGGGATTTCAGAAGACAAACTGATAACATTTCTGATTGGGGTAGTAAGTTGAGATTCTTACCTCAATCTATGAATATGTCTATGCTTTCAGTTGAATCAAGTTCATGGAATAATGATTATGCTATTCCTTATCCAACTTACTTTCATCCATGGAAAGATAGTTTGATTTTCGATTGGCAAACTCGAATGAGAAACCGAAAAAGGCCTTACTTGTTTACCTTTGTTGGTTCACCAAGGCCAGAAATGACCAAATCTATTAGAGGAAGAGTTATTGATCAGTGTCAAAGATCAACAAACTCATTATGTCAATTCATTGATTGTAGTTCAATTCAGAATAGTTGTAGTAAACCAGTTAGTGTTATGAAAAGTTTTCAAAGCTCAATCTATTGTTTACAACCTCCTGGTGATTCATACACAAGAAGATCGATTTTCGATTCGATTTTAGCTGGTTGTATTCCTGTTTTTTTTCATCCAGGTACTGCTTATTCTCAATATAAATGGCATTTTCCCAAGAATCATACAAAGTATTCTGTGTATATTCCTGTTAAGGATGtcatcaatgatttgaaagaaggTACCATTGAGAAAGTTTTGGTTGGAATTTCTAAAGAGGAAGAATTGAGTATGAGAAATGAGGTGATTAAGCTTATACCAAATATTGTTTATGGTGATCCAATGGTGAGATTAGAGACTGTTGAAGATGCTTTTGATTTGTCTATTAAGGGAATTATTGAAAGAGTTGAGGAAATTAGGAAAGTGATTAAGGATGGTAAAGATCCTAGTGTTGGTTTTGCAGAAGAAGATAGTTATAAGTTTACATTTTCTGATTATAATCATACTTAG